A window from Bosea sp. ANAM02 encodes these proteins:
- a CDS encoding peroxiredoxin-like family protein: protein MLYPRQAAPTLRVDTVAHGPFDLAAEKPERFTLVCYYRGLHCPICATYLKELERLVPDFARRGVETIAVSSDAADRARQMADKIDASGLRIGYGLDLASAREWGLYVSASRGKTSIGIEEPALFSEPGVFLIRTDGTIYYASVQSMPFARPAFSELLQALDFAIKNDYPARGEYTGPV from the coding sequence ATGCTTTATCCCCGCCAAGCCGCCCCCACGCTCCGTGTCGACACGGTCGCGCATGGTCCGTTCGATCTCGCGGCCGAGAAGCCCGAGCGGTTCACGCTGGTCTGCTATTATCGCGGCCTGCATTGCCCGATCTGCGCGACCTATCTGAAGGAGCTGGAACGTCTCGTGCCCGATTTCGCCCGGCGCGGGGTCGAGACGATCGCCGTCAGCAGCGACGCGGCGGATCGCGCCCGGCAGATGGCCGACAAGATCGACGCTTCCGGCCTGCGCATCGGCTATGGGCTCGACCTCGCCAGCGCGCGCGAATGGGGGCTGTACGTCTCCGCATCACGCGGCAAGACGTCGATCGGCATCGAGGAGCCCGCCCTGTTCTCGGAGCCGGGCGTCTTCCTCATACGTACCGACGGCACGATCTACTACGCGTCGGTCCAGTCGATGCCCTTCGCGCGACCGGCCTTTTCCGAGTTGCTGCAGGCGCTCGATTTCGCGATCAAGAACGATTACCCGGCGCGCGGCGAATATACCGGCCCGGTCTGA
- the glpX gene encoding class II fructose-bisphosphatase, with amino-acid sequence MSVDLRISPDQIIERYLSMELVRVTERAAVSAARWRGHGNEKAADQAAVDAMRRELNRLPIDGEIVIGEGERDEAPMLFIGEKVGNKQGPKVHIAVDPLEGTTLCAKDMPGSIAVMAMAGAGSLLYAPDVYMDKIAIGPGYPQGIIDLDASPADNIAALAKAKGVKPSEISTLIMDRPRHAKLIEEVRKTGCSIRLITDGDVAGVIFCTQPEKTGIDLYLGIGGAPEGVLAAAALRCVGGQMQGRLILDTEEKRVRAAGMGVKDPNKKYDMSEMASGDVIVCATGVTDGGMLSGVRFGKDVIETETLVYRSITGTVRRIYGEHRELSKFQLD; translated from the coding sequence ATGTCCGTCGATCTCCGCATCTCCCCCGACCAGATCATCGAGCGCTATCTCTCGATGGAGCTCGTGCGCGTCACCGAGCGCGCGGCCGTCTCCGCCGCCCGCTGGCGCGGCCACGGCAACGAGAAGGCGGCCGACCAGGCCGCGGTCGACGCGATGCGCCGTGAACTGAACCGCCTGCCGATCGACGGCGAGATCGTCATCGGCGAGGGCGAGCGCGACGAGGCGCCGATGCTCTTCATCGGCGAGAAGGTCGGCAACAAGCAGGGGCCGAAGGTGCATATCGCGGTCGATCCGCTCGAGGGCACCACGCTTTGCGCCAAGGACATGCCGGGGTCGATCGCCGTGATGGCGATGGCCGGCGCCGGCAGCCTGCTCTATGCCCCCGACGTCTACATGGACAAGATCGCGATCGGCCCCGGCTATCCGCAGGGCATCATCGATCTCGACGCCTCGCCGGCCGACAACATCGCCGCACTCGCGAAGGCCAAGGGCGTGAAGCCGAGCGAGATCTCGACGCTGATCATGGACCGCCCGCGCCATGCCAAGCTGATCGAGGAGGTCCGCAAGACCGGCTGCTCGATCCGCCTGATCACCGACGGCGATGTCGCCGGCGTGATCTTCTGCACCCAGCCCGAGAAGACCGGCATCGACCTCTATCTCGGCATCGGCGGTGCGCCGGAAGGCGTTCTCGCGGCTGCCGCTCTGCGCTGCGTCGGCGGCCAGATGCAGGGCCGCCTCATCCTCGACACCGAGGAGAAGCGCGTGCGTGCGGCCGGCATGGGCGTCAAGGACCCCAACAAGAAATACGACATGTCGGAAATGGCCTCCGGCGACGTCATCGTCTGCGCCACCGGCGTCACCGATGGCGGCATGCTCTCGGGCGTGCGCTTCGGCAAGGACGTGATCGAGACCGAGACGCTGGTCTATCGCTCGATCACCGGCACGGTCCGCCGCATCTACGGCGAGCACCGCGAACTCTCGAAGTTCCAGCTCGACTGA
- a CDS encoding MarR family transcriptional regulator has protein sequence MQQSTSITKAVRLVRELRQLTPEMSLLEAHVLLTVARHPGINQSAVCVETGLSKSCISRHVDSLGERKGRGLVRASTMLQDRRLSELHLTAAGKAFVEEITGFL, from the coding sequence ATGCAGCAATCAACATCCATCACCAAGGCCGTGCGCCTTGTCCGCGAACTGCGGCAACTCACCCCGGAGATGTCGCTTCTAGAGGCGCACGTGCTCCTGACGGTTGCCCGGCATCCCGGCATCAACCAGAGCGCCGTGTGCGTTGAGACCGGGCTGAGCAAATCGTGCATCTCCCGCCATGTGGACTCGCTGGGAGAACGCAAGGGGCGGGGCCTCGTCCGCGCAAGCACGATGCTGCAAGACCGAAGGCTGAGCGAGCTGCACCTCACGGCAGCCGGAAAGGCTTTCGTGGAGGAGATAACCGGGTTTCTTTGA
- a CDS encoding recombinase family protein, with amino-acid sequence MLNINEPIETMEVQVLVGYARTSTAEQTAGLADQVAELSRLGCERIFEEHGSGVDNERPKLREAIDFVRPGDVLVVTKPDRIARSAIDLLSTVKSVQAKGCEVRIVSLGIDTTAPTGKLTLTVLAGMAEFERDLMLERQRAGIAAAKAAGKYKGRAPTARAKASDVAELHYQGMGATEIAGRLGIGRASVYRILSTLTGRSPAELDAIQPLRG; translated from the coding sequence TTGCTCAACATTAATGAGCCTATTGAGACAATGGAGGTGCAGGTGCTTGTCGGCTACGCGAGAACGTCAACGGCAGAACAAACCGCAGGCTTGGCCGATCAGGTGGCCGAGCTGTCGCGTCTCGGCTGCGAGCGCATCTTTGAGGAGCATGGATCAGGCGTTGATAACGAGCGGCCCAAGCTCCGCGAGGCTATCGACTTTGTCCGGCCGGGCGATGTGCTCGTTGTGACCAAGCCGGATCGCATAGCACGCTCTGCCATCGACCTGCTTTCGACCGTAAAGTCTGTGCAGGCGAAGGGCTGCGAAGTCCGCATTGTCTCGCTCGGCATCGACACGACGGCCCCAACCGGGAAGCTCACGCTCACGGTGCTGGCCGGCATGGCAGAGTTTGAGCGCGACCTGATGTTGGAACGCCAGCGAGCCGGGATCGCGGCGGCGAAGGCTGCCGGCAAATATAAGGGCCGGGCGCCGACTGCCCGCGCGAAGGCTTCCGATGTGGCTGAGCTTCACTATCAGGGGATGGGTGCGACTGAGATCGCGGGGCGCCTCGGCATAGGTCGGGCAAGCGTCTATCGCATCCTATCAACATTGACGGGGCGGTCGCCTGCCGAGCTGGACGCAATCCAGCCTCTGCGCGGTTGA
- a CDS encoding DUF6680 family protein — protein sequence MQFLSTIEVKDWLMISATILGPILAVQAQKAIERWRSRREAKLRIFYVLMANRATQLAPEHVHALNQIDLEFLPAPFWLAPWQYNKDKAVTSAWALYSQTLNKDTTNITEAEFVSWRDRCNDLFYDLLHKISLNLGFHFDRAQLSKGAYHPTGHWHRERLQNMVLEGAAKVLWGEQELKMAVTALPEAPEAAPHLARPTRTKPERDKA from the coding sequence ATGCAGTTCCTGTCCACCATCGAAGTCAAAGACTGGCTCATGATCTCCGCGACGATCTTGGGGCCGATCCTTGCAGTACAGGCACAAAAAGCCATCGAGCGATGGAGGTCGCGTAGAGAGGCGAAACTCCGCATTTTCTATGTGCTTATGGCCAATCGAGCGACACAGCTCGCTCCTGAGCATGTCCACGCATTAAACCAGATAGATCTTGAGTTTTTGCCCGCCCCTTTTTGGTTGGCGCCATGGCAATACAATAAAGACAAAGCCGTAACCTCGGCCTGGGCGCTTTATTCGCAAACGCTCAATAAGGACACAACAAATATAACTGAAGCTGAGTTCGTCTCTTGGCGCGATCGATGCAATGATCTTTTCTATGATTTGCTTCACAAGATTTCATTGAACCTCGGCTTTCATTTCGACAGAGCCCAGCTTTCCAAAGGCGCCTATCATCCGACCGGCCATTGGCACCGTGAACGCCTGCAAAACATGGTTCTTGAAGGGGCGGCGAAGGTCCTTTGGGGTGAGCAGGAGCTGAAGATGGCTGTTACCGCCCTCCCCGAGGCACCGGAGGCTGCGCCACACCTAGCGCGTCCGACCCGGACTAAGCCCGAGCGCGATAAGGCATAG
- a CDS encoding tyrosine-type recombinase/integrase → MAVAMTSLTRAKNGDWFARKGIPESVRAAYKAAFGVSQEERFRRPASLPMGQAKIELRDWDAEITSRIERLMAQATGGGVSLSFREAHGLAGQWYGWFISRHEEEPGRADDWDIEHSQWEDARTRFAGAEEAGEESLQDHPNVRRHLRSVLMELARVSTFLAAKNLALNAEGMERFLGALEPEYSAALAALRRRSQGDYSPSKREAKFPEFKSRASAGMTCWTVFEAWVKERRPAASTVNRWRAVFKALDARFTGRDIAEISAEDVLDWKGTLVTPERSAVVVNGIWLRSARVVFGWALDNKKIAANPFDGVRVAVPKAAPKVREREFTEEEWKTILRGTLAKPPAQMAHYNAAARRWVPWLCAYTGSRPGEMTQLRGGDLTRHKDGYWLVKITPEAGAVKGGKARTVPLHEHLIEQGFVDFVRKAGSGPLFYDPAAQRAKTVDVTDPKKAPWVKSREKLADWVRDLGVNDPGISPNHAWRHTFKRQAARAKIERRIRFGMCGHSSSDVGDDYETPTVEDLAAEMKRFPRYSLEKTAKPV, encoded by the coding sequence ATGGCTGTTGCGATGACTTCCCTAACCCGCGCTAAAAACGGCGATTGGTTCGCCCGCAAAGGTATCCCTGAGTCGGTAAGAGCGGCCTACAAGGCAGCGTTCGGCGTCTCCCAAGAGGAGCGCTTTAGGCGGCCCGCATCTCTGCCTATGGGGCAGGCTAAGATTGAGCTGCGCGATTGGGACGCTGAAATCACGTCGCGTATCGAACGCCTCATGGCGCAGGCGACAGGCGGCGGCGTCTCGTTGTCCTTCCGCGAAGCCCACGGATTGGCAGGTCAGTGGTACGGCTGGTTCATCTCCCGGCACGAAGAGGAGCCGGGGAGGGCTGACGATTGGGACATTGAGCATAGCCAATGGGAGGACGCCCGGACGCGCTTTGCCGGGGCCGAGGAAGCGGGTGAGGAGTCTTTGCAGGACCATCCTAACGTCCGCCGTCACTTGCGGAGCGTGCTGATGGAGCTGGCGCGGGTGTCCACGTTCCTCGCCGCGAAGAACCTTGCGCTCAACGCGGAGGGAATGGAGCGCTTCCTTGGTGCGCTAGAGCCGGAATACAGTGCTGCCCTTGCTGCCCTGCGTCGCCGCAGCCAGGGCGATTATTCGCCCAGCAAACGAGAAGCGAAGTTCCCAGAGTTCAAGTCCCGCGCCTCGGCCGGCATGACATGCTGGACGGTCTTTGAGGCATGGGTGAAGGAGCGGAGGCCGGCGGCATCGACGGTCAACCGCTGGCGGGCGGTCTTCAAAGCATTGGATGCCCGCTTCACGGGGCGTGATATCGCGGAGATCAGCGCTGAGGACGTGCTTGATTGGAAGGGAACGCTTGTGACCCCCGAGCGGTCGGCTGTCGTCGTCAACGGCATCTGGCTACGGTCGGCGCGTGTCGTATTCGGTTGGGCGCTGGATAACAAAAAGATCGCCGCAAACCCATTTGATGGCGTCCGTGTCGCTGTCCCGAAGGCTGCCCCAAAAGTTCGTGAGAGGGAGTTCACGGAAGAGGAGTGGAAGACCATTCTCCGGGGCACCTTGGCCAAGCCTCCCGCTCAGATGGCGCACTACAACGCTGCCGCTCGGCGGTGGGTCCCGTGGCTCTGCGCCTATACAGGCAGCCGCCCCGGCGAGATGACGCAACTTCGAGGGGGCGACCTGACGCGGCACAAGGATGGGTATTGGCTCGTCAAGATCACGCCCGAGGCCGGCGCCGTGAAGGGCGGCAAGGCCCGCACCGTCCCGCTGCATGAGCATCTGATTGAGCAGGGCTTCGTTGACTTCGTCAGGAAAGCCGGCAGCGGCCCTCTGTTCTACGATCCGGCCGCTCAGCGGGCGAAGACGGTAGACGTTACGGACCCCAAAAAGGCCCCTTGGGTGAAATCCCGAGAGAAGCTGGCAGATTGGGTCCGCGACCTTGGAGTCAATGACCCCGGTATCTCCCCGAACCACGCTTGGCGGCACACGTTCAAGCGGCAGGCGGCGCGGGCGAAGATAGAGAGGCGCATCCGGTTCGGCATGTGCGGGCACTCATCGAGTGACGTTGGGGACGACTACGAGACGCCGACAGTTGAGGACTTGGCTGCGGAGATGAAGCGGTTTCCCCGGTATTCGCTGGAGAAGACAGCGAAGCCGGTGTAG
- a CDS encoding homoserine dehydrogenase produces the protein MTSAALPNASQPLRIGLAGLGTVGASTLRILRRQENALAARCGRTIRVTAVSARDRNRDRGIDVGGLSWFDDPVALAKSDEIDCFVELIGGSDGPAKAAVEAALSAGKHVVTANKALLAAHGVALADLAESKGVALAFEASSAGGIPVVKTLREALAGNNVGRISGILNGTCNYILSRMEQEGLTFEACLKDAQRLGYAEADPTFDVEGFDTAHKLAILTSLAFGTKIDAEAIHVEGISTITPLDLKMADDLGYRIKLLGVAERTKTGIEQRVHPTMVPKSSAIAQVMGVLNAVSVDADAVREITLVGPGAGGDPTASAVVADIADVARGTAGLPFGLPVARLEEPKRAPMQRHEGGYYVRLAVADRPGAAAAIATRMAEADISLESIVQRRSPEAAIRDPGGRSGAPVPVVLITYATSESAIRAALEKVTADGHVAEPPQVIRIEREQA, from the coding sequence ATGACCAGCGCTGCCCTCCCGAATGCCTCCCAGCCCCTGCGCATCGGCCTTGCCGGCCTCGGCACGGTCGGCGCCTCCACCTTGCGCATCCTGCGCCGGCAGGAGAATGCGCTGGCGGCGCGCTGCGGCCGTACGATCCGCGTCACCGCGGTCTCGGCGCGCGACCGCAATCGCGATCGCGGCATCGATGTTGGCGGGCTCTCCTGGTTCGACGATCCCGTCGCGCTGGCGAAATCGGACGAGATCGACTGCTTCGTCGAACTGATCGGCGGCTCGGACGGCCCCGCCAAGGCGGCCGTCGAGGCCGCCCTGTCGGCCGGCAAGCATGTCGTCACCGCCAACAAGGCGCTGCTTGCGGCCCATGGCGTGGCGCTCGCCGATCTCGCCGAGAGCAAGGGCGTGGCGCTCGCCTTCGAGGCCTCTTCGGCCGGCGGCATCCCCGTGGTGAAGACGCTGCGCGAGGCGCTGGCCGGCAACAATGTCGGCCGCATCTCCGGCATCCTCAACGGCACCTGCAACTACATCCTCTCGCGGATGGAGCAGGAGGGCCTGACCTTCGAGGCCTGCCTGAAGGACGCCCAGCGCCTCGGCTATGCCGAAGCGGACCCGACCTTCGACGTCGAGGGCTTCGACACCGCCCATAAGCTCGCGATCCTGACGAGCCTCGCCTTCGGTACGAAGATCGACGCCGAAGCGATTCATGTCGAAGGCATTTCGACGATCACGCCGCTCGACCTGAAGATGGCTGACGATCTCGGCTACCGCATCAAGCTGCTCGGCGTGGCCGAGCGCACCAAGACCGGCATCGAGCAGCGCGTGCACCCGACCATGGTGCCGAAATCCTCCGCGATCGCGCAGGTGATGGGCGTGCTCAACGCCGTTTCGGTCGATGCGGACGCGGTCCGCGAGATCACGCTGGTCGGCCCGGGCGCCGGCGGCGACCCCACGGCCTCGGCCGTCGTCGCCGACATCGCCGATGTCGCGCGCGGCACGGCCGGCCTGCCCTTCGGCCTGCCGGTCGCGCGCCTGGAAGAGCCCAAGCGCGCCCCGATGCAGCGCCACGAGGGCGGCTACTATGTCCGCCTCGCCGTTGCCGACCGTCCGGGTGCCGCCGCGGCGATCGCGACCCGCATGGCGGAGGCCGACATCTCGCTGGAGAGCATAGTCCAGCGCCGCTCGCCCGAGGCCGCTATCCGCGATCCCGGCGGCCGCTCGGGCGCGCCGGTCCCGGTCGTGCTCATCACCTATGCCACCAGCGAGAGCGCCATCCGCGCCGCGCTCGAAAAGGTCACCGCCGACGGCCATGTCGCGGAACCGCCGCAAGTCATCCGCATAGAGCGGGAACAGGCCTGA
- a CDS encoding LL-diaminopimelate aminotransferase: MTDFHRIKRLPPYVFEQVNKIKAAERAKGVDIIDLGMGNPDLPAPRHVVEKLVETAGKPRTDRYSASKGIGGLRRAQANYYERRFGVKLNPDTQVVATLGSKEGFANMAQAITGPGDVVLVPNPSYPIHAFGFLMAGGVIRSVPAEPTPAMFPALERAMTHSVPKPIALVTCYPANPTAYVASLDFYRDLVAFAKKHDLILLSDLAYAEVYFDERNPPPSMLQVPGAIDVAVEFTSMSKTFSMAGWRMGFAVGNERLLAALARVKSYLDYGAFTPIQVAASAALNGPDDCIREMRETYRKRRDALVESFGKAGWEFPAPEASMFAWVAIPEKFRHLGSLEFSKLLIEKAEVAVAPGIGFGEHGDDFVRIAIVENEQRIRQAARNIGRFLKGAETTLHNVIQMPKAG, from the coding sequence ATGACCGATTTTCACCGTATCAAGCGCCTGCCTCCCTACGTTTTCGAACAGGTCAACAAGATCAAGGCCGCCGAGCGCGCCAAGGGCGTCGACATCATCGATCTCGGCATGGGCAATCCCGACCTGCCGGCACCCAGGCATGTCGTCGAGAAACTTGTCGAAACCGCCGGCAAGCCGCGCACCGACCGCTACTCCGCCTCCAAGGGCATCGGGGGCCTGCGTCGCGCCCAGGCGAATTATTACGAGCGCCGCTTCGGCGTGAAGCTGAACCCCGACACGCAGGTGGTCGCGACGCTGGGCTCGAAGGAGGGCTTCGCCAACATGGCGCAGGCCATCACCGGGCCGGGCGACGTCGTGCTGGTGCCGAATCCGAGCTACCCGATCCACGCCTTCGGCTTCCTGATGGCGGGCGGCGTGATTCGCTCCGTCCCGGCCGAGCCGACGCCGGCGATGTTCCCGGCGCTGGAGCGGGCGATGACCCACTCGGTGCCGAAGCCGATCGCGCTCGTGACCTGCTACCCGGCCAATCCGACGGCCTATGTCGCCTCGCTCGATTTCTACCGGGATCTCGTCGCCTTCGCGAAGAAGCACGATCTGATCCTGCTCTCGGACCTCGCCTATGCCGAGGTCTATTTCGACGAGAGGAATCCGCCGCCCTCGATGCTGCAGGTGCCGGGCGCGATCGATGTCGCGGTCGAGTTCACCTCGATGTCGAAGACCTTCTCGATGGCCGGCTGGCGCATGGGCTTCGCCGTCGGCAACGAGCGCCTGCTGGCGGCGCTGGCGCGGGTGAAATCCTATCTCGACTACGGCGCCTTCACGCCGATCCAGGTCGCAGCCAGCGCGGCGCTGAATGGCCCCGACGACTGCATCCGCGAGATGCGCGAGACCTACCGCAAGCGCCGCGACGCGCTGGTCGAGAGCTTCGGCAAGGCCGGCTGGGAGTTTCCGGCACCGGAGGCCTCGATGTTCGCCTGGGTCGCGATACCCGAGAAGTTCCGCCATCTCGGCTCGCTGGAATTCTCGAAGCTGCTGATCGAGAAGGCCGAGGTCGCGGTCGCGCCGGGCATCGGCTTCGGCGAGCATGGCGACGACTTCGTCCGCATCGCCATCGTCGAGAACGAGCAGCGCATCCGCCAGGCCGCGCGCAATATCGGCCGTTTCCTCAAGGGCGCCGAAACCACGCTGCACAACGTCATCCAGATGCCGAAGGCGGGGTAG
- the recJ gene encoding single-stranded-DNA-specific exonuclease RecJ, with amino-acid sequence MGDAVGTMSLVQQSRVFLGVSRSALGRPWRDRLDTAGLGRAEALSQREGLSDILSRLLASRGVEPAEAALFLEPKLRDLLPDPAVLTDMEAAAARLAQAGIKGERVAIFGDYDVDGACSSALLAGFLTQAGARPRIHIPDRLIEGYGPNSEAIRMLAGEGATLLVTVDCGTTSEEPLAEARRLGLDVVVLDHHQAPERLPAVEALVNPNRQDDLSGLGHLCAAGVVFLALVATSRTLRRQGHWVARGSEPDLLAMLDVVALATVADVVPLQGLNRAFVRQGLAMMRSRARPGLAALMDVSGLDGPIQPWHLGFLLGPRINAGGRIGDAALGARLLLTDDEVEARSIAAELNRLNQERQEIERLAVLEAVSQAEHELAGMAELPVLLAGSADWHPGIVGLVAARLKERFRRPAFALALNGEGGATGSGRSIAGVDLGRAVRAAVEAGHAVKGGGHAMAAGVTLAAGQADAFHAFLNTHLQREVDAAGDAEALLVDAALSAGGATPRLLAEIDKAGPFGSGSPEPVFVFPAHRLTDAIEIGSGGHVRIKLRSGDGASIGGIAFRAAQEPLGQALFAARGEMVHLAATLSLNRWGGRETAELRILDLARPV; translated from the coding sequence ATGGGCGACGCCGTTGGCACGATGAGTCTGGTGCAGCAGTCCCGTGTTTTCCTCGGCGTGAGCCGTTCGGCCCTCGGCCGTCCCTGGCGCGATCGCCTCGATACGGCAGGCCTCGGCCGGGCCGAGGCACTTTCCCAGCGCGAGGGGCTCTCCGACATCCTCTCGCGCCTGCTCGCCTCGCGCGGCGTCGAGCCCGCGGAGGCCGCGCTCTTCCTCGAACCGAAGCTGCGCGACCTGCTGCCCGACCCCGCCGTCCTCACCGACATGGAAGCCGCCGCCGCCCGCCTGGCACAGGCCGGCATCAAAGGCGAGCGCGTCGCCATTTTCGGCGACTACGACGTCGACGGCGCCTGCTCCTCGGCTCTGCTGGCCGGATTCCTGACCCAGGCCGGTGCCCGCCCGCGCATCCATATCCCCGATCGCCTGATCGAGGGCTACGGCCCCAATAGCGAGGCGATCCGCATGCTGGCGGGCGAGGGCGCGACCCTGCTCGTCACCGTCGATTGCGGCACGACCAGCGAGGAACCTTTGGCGGAGGCGCGCCGGCTCGGCCTGGATGTCGTGGTGCTCGACCACCATCAGGCGCCGGAGCGGCTGCCGGCGGTCGAGGCGTTGGTCAACCCGAACCGGCAGGACGATCTCTCGGGCCTCGGCCATCTCTGCGCCGCTGGCGTCGTTTTCCTTGCGCTGGTCGCGACCAGCCGGACGCTGCGCCGGCAGGGCCATTGGGTCGCGCGCGGCAGCGAGCCTGACCTGCTGGCGATGCTTGATGTCGTCGCCCTGGCGACGGTGGCCGATGTCGTGCCCTTGCAGGGGCTCAACCGTGCCTTCGTCCGGCAGGGGTTGGCGATGATGCGCAGCCGCGCCCGGCCCGGCCTTGCCGCGCTGATGGACGTCTCCGGTCTCGACGGGCCGATCCAGCCCTGGCATCTCGGCTTCCTGCTCGGCCCGCGCATCAATGCCGGGGGGCGCATCGGCGATGCCGCGCTCGGCGCGCGCCTGCTCCTGACCGATGACGAGGTCGAGGCGCGCAGCATCGCGGCCGAGCTCAACCGCCTCAATCAGGAGCGGCAGGAGATCGAGCGTCTCGCGGTGCTGGAGGCGGTCTCGCAGGCCGAGCATGAGCTCGCCGGCATGGCCGAGCTGCCGGTCCTGCTCGCCGGCAGCGCCGACTGGCACCCCGGCATCGTCGGGCTGGTCGCGGCCCGGTTGAAGGAGCGTTTCCGCCGCCCGGCTTTCGCGCTGGCGCTGAACGGGGAGGGCGGCGCGACCGGCTCCGGCCGCTCGATCGCAGGCGTCGATCTCGGCCGCGCCGTGCGCGCCGCCGTCGAGGCCGGCCATGCGGTCAAGGGCGGGGGACATGCGATGGCGGCCGGCGTGACGCTCGCGGCCGGCCAAGCCGACGCTTTCCATGCCTTTCTCAACACGCATTTGCAGCGCGAGGTCGATGCGGCCGGCGATGCCGAGGCGCTGCTCGTCGATGCCGCGCTGAGCGCCGGTGGTGCCACGCCGCGTCTCCTCGCCGAGATCGACAAGGCCGGTCCTTTCGGTTCGGGCAGTCCCGAGCCGGTCTTCGTCTTCCCGGCGCATCGCCTGACCGATGCGATCGAGATCGGCTCCGGCGGCCATGTCCGCATCAAGCTGCGCTCGGGCGACGGCGCCAGCATCGGGGGAATCGCTTTCCGGGCGGCGCAGGAGCCGCTCGGCCAGGCCCTGTTCGCCGCGCGCGGCGAGATGGTGCATCTCGCGGCGACGCTCTCGCTGAATCGCTGGGGCGGCCGGGAGACGGCGGAATTGCGCATCCTCGATCTCGCCCGGCCGGTCTGA
- a CDS encoding AraC family transcriptional regulator, with translation MIESSASSRDRLSVFFRLFSLSVVPLRPAGDEPANMVIGLAADGVPAIALGARARDVVSVVSAAARIDFEGSANPLMRAMPDPLVVPLAAGTALSAVAENFMAELETGRCGAPLAIDYLGRLILLMVLRHAIEAGAADAGLLAGLAHPNIYPALVAIHEQPQRNWQAGDLAALAGLSRTRFMTLFAGTVGTPPIAYLNGWRLALGRRALARGGMIKTVARQVGYGSAAAFSRAYARHFGSAPAAARASVGRGAASSLTRIAPRATPRP, from the coding sequence ATGATTGAAAGTTCAGCATCGTCGCGCGACCGGCTGTCCGTCTTCTTTCGCTTGTTCTCGCTTTCGGTCGTTCCGCTGCGCCCCGCGGGGGACGAGCCCGCCAACATGGTGATCGGTCTCGCCGCCGACGGTGTGCCCGCCATCGCACTCGGCGCCCGTGCCCGCGACGTGGTTTCCGTCGTCAGCGCCGCGGCGCGGATCGATTTCGAGGGCAGCGCCAATCCCCTGATGCGGGCCATGCCCGATCCGCTGGTGGTGCCGCTGGCCGCGGGAACGGCGCTGTCCGCGGTTGCCGAGAATTTCATGGCCGAACTGGAGACCGGCCGCTGCGGCGCGCCGCTGGCCATCGACTATCTCGGCCGCCTCATCCTGCTCATGGTTCTGCGGCATGCGATCGAGGCAGGCGCGGCCGATGCCGGTCTGCTCGCCGGTCTCGCGCATCCCAACATCTATCCCGCTCTCGTCGCGATCCATGAGCAGCCGCAGCGAAACTGGCAGGCCGGCGATCTCGCGGCGCTGGCCGGCCTGTCCCGCACGCGCTTCATGACGCTGTTCGCCGGGACCGTCGGCACGCCCCCGATTGCCTATCTAAACGGCTGGCGCCTGGCCCTTGGACGCCGGGCGCTTGCCCGGGGCGGGATGATCAAGACGGTTGCGCGCCAGGTCGGGTACGGCAGCGCCGCGGCCTTCTCACGCGCCTATGCGCGCCATTTCGGCAGCGCTCCGGCGGCCGCACGGGCATCCGTCGGGCGCGGCGCGGCTTCCTCGTTGACTCGCATCGCGCCGCGTGCGACCCCGCGCCCATGA